The Laribacter hongkongensis DSM 14985 sequence GTCGCTCAACGTGGTGCCGATCATCAACGAAAACGACACCGTGGTGACCAGCGAGATCAAGCTTGGCGACAACGATACCCTCGGCGCGCTGGTGACCAACCTGATCGAGGCCGACGCACTGGTGATCCTCACCGACCAGCAAGGGCTGTATACCGCCGATCCGCGCAAGCATCCGGATGCCGAGTTCGTCCACGAAGCCTGCGCCGGCAACCCGGAGCTGGAAGCCATGGCCGGCGGCGCCGGCAGCAGCGTCGGTACCGGCGGCATGCTGACCAAGATCCTCGCCGCCAAGCGGGCCGCCCGCAGCGGCGCCACCACCGTCATCGCCTGCGGCCGCGAAGCCAACGTGCTGTCCCGGCTGGCGGACGGCGAAGCCATCGGCACCCAGCTGGTGGCGCAGAACGACCGCTGGGCAGCACGCAAGCAGTGGCTGGCCGACCACCTGCGGCTGGCCGGCCGGCTGGTACTCGACGACGGGGCCGCCCGCGCCGTCACCGCCCGCCACACCAGCCTGCTGCCGATCGGCGTCATCGCGGTGGAGGGCGAATTCCTGCGCGGCGACGCCGTGGCCTGCGTCAACAGCGATGGCCGCGAAGTGGCCCGCGGACTGGCCAACTATTCCTCTGACGAGGCCCGCATGATCATGCGCCACCCGACCCGCGACATCGAACGCCTGCTCGGCTATGTCGGCGAGCCGGAGCTCATCCACC is a genomic window containing:
- the proB gene encoding glutamate 5-kinase — translated: MQSVIHSAHRIVVKVGSSLVTNDGAGLDHAALERWASEIADLMRRGKEVVLVSSGAIAEGIKRLGWSAKPSAVHEKQAAAAVGQMGLCEAYERVFTAHNLKTAQVLLTHEDMADRTRYLNARTTLLTLLSLNVVPIINENDTVVTSEIKLGDNDTLGALVTNLIEADALVILTDQQGLYTADPRKHPDAEFVHEACAGNPELEAMAGGAGSSVGTGGMLTKILAAKRAARSGATTVIACGREANVLSRLADGEAIGTQLVAQNDRWAARKQWLADHLRLAGRLVLDDGAARAVTARHTSLLPIGVIAVEGEFLRGDAVACVNSDGREVARGLANYSSDEARMIMRHPTRDIERLLGYVGEPELIHRDNLVNL